One genomic region from Pyrobaculum islandicum DSM 4184 encodes:
- a CDS encoding glycosyltransferase: MERYAVVAHHYWGTPGGGQLVCAAAAKALEEAGYRPALAGTFKFDPRRYVEWYGIDISRYPVETLPIAPRAFGLWSRLYVWLPAKKAVKKYKPELLFIDEVTYKPLARGRRFRLVEYIHFPFEVVVDPRYRGTGLAYGEDPYIMERYGRFPMSLYWRAFVWGLKRYARENPFHYADAVLVNSRWTAQVAKMVYGQEPQVLNPPLPPNVEVVEKPRPFEEREPTVVMLGRFSQEKRYHWVVTEVAPRLLKEVPGAKIIIFGGAATPTLQAYRDRVRKMAEEAGLKTAETLDAHAHIYLIANAPRRVINDAMDKARAFLHATINEHWGIAVAEAMARGLTPVVHKSGGAWTDLVMEGRYGLGYTTAEEAVEALAKLLTQKANYAPQERARELVFQNFASALRKYI; the protein is encoded by the coding sequence ATGGAGCGCTACGCCGTCGTCGCCCACCACTACTGGGGCACCCCAGGCGGGGGCCAGCTCGTCTGCGCAGCCGCCGCCAAGGCGCTGGAGGAGGCGGGCTACAGGCCGGCCCTAGCCGGCACCTTTAAATTCGACCCCCGGAGGTACGTCGAGTGGTACGGCATAGACATATCTAGGTACCCCGTCGAAACCCTCCCCATAGCCCCCAGGGCCTTCGGCCTCTGGAGCAGGCTCTACGTCTGGCTCCCCGCCAAGAAAGCCGTCAAAAAGTACAAGCCAGAGCTCCTCTTCATCGACGAAGTCACCTACAAGCCCCTCGCCAGGGGGAGGAGGTTCAGGCTCGTGGAGTACATCCACTTCCCCTTCGAGGTTGTTGTCGACCCCAGGTACAGGGGGACTGGCCTCGCCTATGGGGAAGACCCATACATCATGGAGCGTTACGGCAGATTCCCCATGAGCCTCTACTGGAGGGCCTTCGTCTGGGGACTCAAGAGATACGCCAGAGAAAACCCCTTCCACTACGCCGACGCCGTGTTGGTCAACTCCCGCTGGACCGCCCAAGTGGCCAAGATGGTATACGGCCAAGAGCCCCAGGTCCTCAACCCGCCCCTCCCCCCAAACGTAGAGGTGGTCGAGAAGCCGAGGCCCTTCGAGGAGAGGGAGCCCACAGTCGTGATGCTAGGCCGCTTCTCCCAGGAGAAGCGCTACCACTGGGTCGTCACAGAGGTCGCGCCCAGGCTGTTGAAGGAGGTCCCCGGCGCCAAGATCATAATCTTCGGCGGCGCCGCCACCCCCACCCTACAGGCCTACAGAGACAGGGTGAGGAAGATGGCGGAGGAGGCCGGCCTAAAGACGGCAGAGACGCTAGACGCCCACGCCCACATCTATCTAATAGCCAACGCCCCCCGCCGCGTCATAAACGACGCCATGGACAAAGCCAGGGCCTTCCTCCACGCCACTATAAACGAACACTGGGGCATAGCGGTGGCGGAGGCCATGGCCCGAGGCCTCACGCCGGTGGTACACAAGTCCGGAGGCGCCTGGACAGACCTCGTCATGGAGGGCAGATACGGCCTAGGCTACACAACCGCCGAAGAGGCCGTAGAGGCGCTGGCGAAGCTCCTCACCCAAAAGGCCAACTACGCCCCCCAGGAGAGGGCCCGGGAGCTGGTCTTCCAAAACTTCGCCAGCGCCCTCCGGAAGTACATATGA
- a CDS encoding glycosyltransferase family 2 protein has translation MVVLSMITKDSLTKVGDKLGEVLDSTRQIPYKLFVLVDDSKDDTAKFVRERLSDKEVVVLRTKAARPSRGAARQTAIDYFLQHTSDEWLMFIDDDVILRNGWWEEAQRYMAEPRVGLIWGVELTEFWEDRLRYIRARGIDPIQYSILNFKIRGGTHDTLLRRGAIEGVKIPEWNNFYDDAWIKRYVECRGYEYRIVMAGAVHLRREGASGYSRRDFELMPYVDALLRLQNVGVSSFLKALFGLPGYLYYGWKSGSNGFEMWKTRVVYRWKILRTAAKCRLKPCDVVLRYEQVKRDIATCVPKKYRHIFE, from the coding sequence ATGGTTGTGCTTTCAATGATAACTAAGGACAGCTTGACTAAGGTTGGAGATAAGTTGGGGGAGGTTCTCGACTCGACTAGGCAGATACCTTATAAGCTCTTTGTGCTTGTTGACGACTCGAAGGACGACACGGCTAAGTTCGTACGGGAGCGTCTTAGCGACAAGGAGGTTGTGGTGCTCCGCACTAAGGCGGCGCGGCCTTCGAGAGGCGCTGCGCGGCAGACGGCGATTGACTACTTCCTCCAACATACCAGCGACGAGTGGCTCATGTTTATTGACGACGACGTTATTCTGCGCAACGGGTGGTGGGAGGAGGCGCAGAGGTATATGGCTGAGCCTAGGGTGGGGCTGATATGGGGCGTCGAGCTGACGGAGTTCTGGGAGGACCGCTTGCGCTACATAAGGGCGAGGGGCATAGACCCAATACAGTACTCTATACTCAACTTCAAGATCCGCGGGGGGACGCACGACACTTTGCTTAGGAGGGGGGCCATAGAGGGCGTGAAGATACCTGAGTGGAACAACTTCTATGACGATGCTTGGATTAAGAGGTATGTCGAATGTCGGGGCTACGAGTATAGAATCGTCATGGCCGGGGCAGTGCATCTACGGCGCGAGGGAGCTTCGGGCTACTCCCGGCGTGATTTCGAGCTAATGCCGTATGTAGACGCCTTGCTAAGGCTACAGAACGTGGGCGTCTCCTCCTTTCTCAAGGCGCTTTTTGGCCTGCCTGGGTATCTATATTACGGCTGGAAAAGCGGAAGTAATGGGTTTGAGATGTGGAAGACTAGGGTGGTGTACCGGTGGAAGATCTTGAGGACGGCGGCCAAATGTAGGTTGAAGCCTTGTGACGTGGTTTTGAGATATGAACAGGTGAAGAGAGATATTGCAACTTGTGTGCCTAAGAAATACCGGCATATCTTCGAATAG
- a CDS encoding FkbM family methyltransferase produces the protein MRPRWTRYVLRVPRGDAGLLSVLLEDLEGMYQASARRVLDVGAYIGETALLFAERGAERVYAYEPVPKFFSVLRDVVEYNGLGGVVETYNLGVGGGGRLRVGLEGPGTGLHEGDLEIATMPWGEVLRSVPQWLVEIHGPAAPLLEKFSSCGFKYSFLFQVGELVSLYRFVIDI, from the coding sequence GTGCGGCCTAGGTGGACGAGGTACGTCCTGAGGGTGCCGCGGGGGGACGCCGGCTTGCTGTCGGTCCTCCTCGAGGATCTGGAGGGGATGTACCAAGCGTCGGCGAGACGTGTGCTCGACGTGGGGGCTTACATCGGCGAGACGGCCCTCCTCTTCGCGGAGAGGGGGGCCGAAAGGGTCTACGCCTACGAGCCCGTGCCCAAGTTCTTCTCGGTTCTCAGAGACGTGGTGGAGTACAACGGCCTCGGGGGCGTCGTCGAGACGTACAACCTGGGCGTGGGAGGGGGCGGGCGCCTACGAGTGGGGCTGGAGGGGCCTGGCACGGGGCTCCACGAGGGGGATCTGGAGATCGCCACCATGCCCTGGGGCGAGGTGCTGAGGTCCGTCCCCCAGTGGCTTGTGGAGATCCACGGCCCGGCGGCGCCACTCCTCGAGAAGTTCTCGAGTTGCGGGTTTAAATACAGCTTCTTGTTCCAGGTCGGAGAGTTGGTGTCGTTGTATCGTTTCGTTATAGATATATAG
- a CDS encoding sulfite exporter TauE/SafE family protein → MWPAWLYAASAISGAAVGFVLGVIGGGGSILAIPLLLYFAGLATLTDLNTAVHLAVGSTALAVGANALANFLMHWRRGNVSPRGAAVFSAAGVPAAWAGAWLGKATRGEVLLAALGAAMVALSIWVLKRRAAGGRQLNLAKAGAGGAAVGFLSGFLGIGGGFLVAPALMWAGLDVKRAVGTSLAAVAAFGLTTAAEYATSGYLDPLISLAYLAGGVAGGAAGVAIAAKAPREKIAIAYAAVLAAVGIYTIIKALKP, encoded by the coding sequence ATGTGGCCGGCCTGGCTATACGCCGCCTCGGCGATCTCGGGGGCGGCAGTGGGCTTCGTCCTGGGGGTCATCGGAGGGGGCGGCTCCATCTTAGCCATACCCCTTCTCCTCTACTTCGCGGGGCTGGCCACGTTGACTGACCTCAACACAGCCGTCCACCTTGCCGTCGGCTCCACGGCCCTGGCGGTGGGCGCCAACGCCCTAGCCAACTTCCTCATGCACTGGCGCAGGGGCAACGTATCGCCGAGGGGAGCCGCCGTCTTCTCCGCCGCCGGCGTTCCAGCCGCCTGGGCAGGCGCGTGGCTAGGCAAAGCCACCCGCGGCGAGGTCCTCCTCGCCGCCCTCGGCGCCGCCATGGTAGCCCTCTCCATCTGGGTCTTAAAACGCAGAGCCGCCGGAGGCCGGCAGCTAAACCTCGCGAAGGCCGGGGCAGGAGGCGCGGCCGTCGGCTTCCTCTCCGGCTTCCTCGGAATCGGCGGAGGCTTCCTAGTGGCGCCGGCGCTCATGTGGGCAGGCCTAGACGTCAAGAGGGCAGTCGGCACCTCCCTAGCCGCTGTTGCCGCCTTCGGCTTAACCACCGCCGCCGAATACGCCACAAGCGGCTACCTAGACCCCCTCATCTCCCTAGCCTACCTCGCGGGAGGAGTGGCAGGGGGAGCAGCAGGCGTGGCAATAGCCGCCAAAGCCCCCCGCGAAAAAATCGCAATAGCCTACGCCGCAGTCCTAGCCGCAGTAGGGATATACACAATAATCAAGGCACTAAAACCATAA